A single Crateriforma conspicua DNA region contains:
- a CDS encoding isocitrate/isopropylmalate dehydrogenase family protein, whose product MTKTFHIVVLGGDGIGPEVCDQSVRLLQQMQPHLDGVEFHLDPHDVGVGEYQRSGEALPDSAFEACLASDAVLLGAMGLPNVRYPNGKEIAPQLDLRERLQLYGGVRPIQLFHESDTPLKNYGAGDIDFVLVRESTEGLFYGRDAVADLSADEATNQLRISRQASERVCRLSFELARRRGGKKKVSLIDKANVLSTMVYFRHIFDEVAKDFPDVTAEHVYVDAMALFMVRRPHDFDVMVTENMFGDILSDLAAGIVGGMGMAPSGDIGDNAAVFQPSHGSAPDIAGRSLANPIAMHLSTAMMLDWLDHPETKRGAEALKAAVADVLSDPNQRTADMGGKLSTVEITDRISRSLDRQLQGQGSTA is encoded by the coding sequence ATGACCAAGACGTTTCACATTGTCGTCCTCGGTGGCGATGGCATCGGACCCGAGGTGTGTGATCAGTCGGTTCGGCTGTTGCAACAGATGCAGCCGCATTTGGATGGCGTTGAGTTCCACTTGGATCCGCATGACGTTGGTGTGGGCGAATACCAGCGCAGCGGTGAAGCGTTGCCTGATTCCGCTTTCGAAGCCTGCCTGGCATCCGATGCCGTCTTATTGGGTGCGATGGGTTTGCCGAATGTCCGGTATCCCAATGGCAAAGAGATCGCGCCGCAACTTGATCTGCGCGAACGATTGCAACTGTACGGTGGAGTTCGTCCGATTCAATTGTTTCATGAATCCGACACGCCGCTGAAAAATTATGGTGCCGGCGACATCGATTTTGTCCTGGTTCGTGAAAGCACTGAAGGGCTCTTTTACGGTCGTGACGCGGTCGCCGATCTGTCGGCCGATGAAGCCACCAATCAACTGAGAATTTCCAGACAGGCTTCCGAGCGAGTTTGTCGGTTGTCGTTTGAATTGGCACGACGCCGTGGCGGCAAGAAGAAGGTGTCGCTGATTGATAAGGCCAATGTTCTGTCGACGATGGTCTATTTCCGACACATTTTTGACGAAGTCGCCAAGGACTTCCCCGATGTGACCGCCGAACACGTCTATGTCGACGCAATGGCGTTGTTCATGGTTCGGCGCCCGCATGACTTTGACGTGATGGTGACCGAAAACATGTTCGGTGACATCTTGTCGGACCTTGCCGCGGGTATCGTCGGCGGAATGGGCATGGCCCCATCGGGCGACATTGGTGACAACGCCGCCGTCTTTCAACCATCCCACGGATCGGCACCCGACATTGCCGGCCGTTCGCTTGCCAATCCGATCGCCATGCATCTTTCGACCGCGATGATGTTGGACTGGCTGGACCATCCGGAAACCAAACGCGGTGCCGAAGCACTGAAGGCGGCTGTTGCCGACGTTTTAAGCGATCCCAATCAGCGCACCGCCGACATGGGCGGAAAACTGTCCACGGTGGAAATCACCGACCGAATTTCACGGTCCCTCGATCGGCAGCTGCAAGGTCAAGGATCAACGGCGTGA
- a CDS encoding 3-hydroxyacyl-CoA dehydrogenase family protein has protein sequence MNLGDIQTIAIAGIGQMGTACAVAFRRAGYRVLLWGRNAEKLAAVQPSLQQMDQWCDQNSDVPVVSGGRIVCQDDVAILDREADVVLDCVVEVMDDKVDVLQKFPSAARRDALFLSATSALSVTEMAARANVTELLVGAHFWNPPHLIPVVEMVRGTDTPESKVQLACDLMQRIGKIPIVCKDVPGFVGNRLLHAMWREALHMIDEQVCSPEDIDRITRLTFALRLPLLGPIENMDYVGLDATERLQRYMAPRLCNQTTPARCLTEKTRSGDLGVKSGKGFYDWSKRDIDQVIRKRDQQVVQQLKWLKDMGEL, from the coding sequence GTGAATCTGGGCGACATCCAGACGATCGCGATCGCCGGCATCGGTCAGATGGGAACCGCATGCGCGGTGGCTTTCCGACGTGCCGGGTATCGAGTCCTGTTGTGGGGGCGGAATGCGGAAAAGCTGGCGGCCGTCCAGCCATCGCTTCAGCAGATGGATCAATGGTGTGACCAAAACAGCGATGTCCCGGTCGTTTCCGGCGGCCGAATTGTTTGCCAAGACGATGTGGCAATCCTGGATCGCGAAGCCGATGTCGTCCTGGACTGCGTTGTCGAAGTCATGGATGACAAAGTCGATGTGCTGCAAAAGTTCCCGTCCGCCGCGCGTCGTGACGCCCTGTTTCTATCCGCAACCAGTGCATTGTCGGTCACGGAAATGGCCGCCCGTGCGAACGTGACGGAATTGTTGGTGGGGGCACATTTCTGGAACCCTCCGCATCTGATTCCCGTCGTGGAAATGGTTCGCGGTACGGACACACCCGAGTCAAAAGTTCAATTGGCGTGTGACCTAATGCAGCGGATCGGAAAGATACCGATCGTATGCAAGGACGTGCCCGGGTTTGTGGGCAATCGGTTGTTGCATGCGATGTGGCGGGAAGCACTGCATATGATCGATGAACAAGTGTGTTCGCCCGAAGACATCGATCGTATCACGCGGTTGACCTTTGCATTGCGTCTGCCCTTGTTGGGACCGATCGAAAACATGGACTACGTCGGGTTGGACGCGACCGAACGCTTGCAGCGGTACATGGCACCGCGGTTGTGTAACCAAACTACGCCCGCACGGTGTCTGACTGAAAAGACCCGGTCGGGTGACTTGGGCGTCAAGTCGGGCAAAGGCTTCTACGATTGGTCCAAGCGAGACATCGATCAAGTCATTCGCAAACGTGATCAACAAGTCGTCCAACAACTGAAATGGCTGAAGGACATGGGCGAACTGTAA
- a CDS encoding MFS transporter, whose amino-acid sequence MPTRFFLILGAFLVSVLMWVDRACISAAKEDMATDLGFSDQQMGWVMSAFALGYALFQVPSGKLADRFGPRRVMTVVCLVWSAFTALTGVVRGLAPMIGLRFFFGMGEAGGYPTLARAFTSWLPMNERGITNSISFSGGRLGAALAMPGVVWLIHTLGGWQQTFWFFGALGIGFAVMWFLLFRDLPENHFAVSKAEAKHIVHSRSPKRDNENGNVRSAETPIRFAQMLQSPNMLMLMVQYVAHNFTFFFTVTWFFPYLKGEYSLTSEQTGLYAAAPLLCGVVGNWLAGFTVDRLYSQGRWTLSRRLPAAIGFGLAAIGMSLCVNMTTPAAAVICMCVAIFGSDMILSPSWSTCMDIGGNSAGAVSGAMNMVGNLGAFATSLSFPYLLAYFDAHQPFFYIAAALNVAAIFMWFRIRPDRSMHEELNLSAAS is encoded by the coding sequence ATGCCCACACGCTTCTTTTTGATCCTCGGTGCCTTTCTCGTCTCCGTCTTGATGTGGGTGGACCGCGCCTGTATTTCTGCTGCGAAAGAAGACATGGCGACGGACCTGGGGTTTTCCGATCAGCAAATGGGCTGGGTCATGTCCGCCTTTGCCTTGGGATATGCCCTTTTTCAAGTCCCCAGTGGTAAGCTTGCCGATCGGTTCGGACCACGTCGGGTGATGACCGTGGTTTGCCTCGTTTGGTCGGCGTTCACAGCGTTGACCGGCGTGGTTCGTGGGCTGGCACCGATGATTGGACTGCGATTCTTCTTTGGCATGGGAGAAGCGGGGGGATATCCCACGCTGGCCAGGGCTTTCACGTCATGGTTGCCGATGAATGAACGTGGCATCACCAATTCCATTAGCTTTTCCGGCGGTCGCTTGGGTGCCGCCTTGGCGATGCCGGGGGTCGTCTGGCTGATTCATACGCTGGGCGGATGGCAGCAAACCTTTTGGTTTTTCGGCGCCCTGGGGATCGGGTTTGCGGTGATGTGGTTCTTGCTGTTTCGTGATCTTCCCGAAAACCACTTTGCGGTATCCAAGGCGGAAGCCAAACATATTGTTCATTCGCGTTCGCCTAAACGTGATAATGAAAATGGCAATGTTCGTTCCGCTGAAACGCCCATTCGTTTTGCACAGATGTTGCAATCGCCCAATATGCTGATGCTGATGGTTCAGTATGTCGCGCATAACTTCACGTTTTTCTTCACTGTCACCTGGTTCTTTCCCTATTTGAAGGGTGAATATTCGCTGACCAGCGAACAAACCGGTCTGTATGCCGCAGCGCCGTTGTTGTGTGGTGTGGTCGGAAACTGGCTGGCCGGATTCACCGTCGACCGGTTGTACAGCCAAGGGCGATGGACGCTTTCGCGTCGCTTGCCCGCCGCGATCGGTTTTGGTTTGGCAGCGATCGGGATGAGCTTGTGCGTGAACATGACCACGCCGGCGGCAGCCGTGATCTGTATGTGCGTTGCCATTTTCGGCAGTGATATGATTCTCAGCCCGTCTTGGTCGACCTGCATGGACATCGGCGGCAACAGTGCGGGTGCGGTCAGCGGGGCGATGAATATGGTTGGCAACCTGGGGGCATTTGCAACCTCATTGTCATTCCCGTACTTGCTAGCGTACTTTGACGCGCATCAACCGTTTTTCTACATCGCTGCGGCATTGAATGTGGCCGCGATCTTCATGTGGTTCCGAATTCGTCCGGACCGTTCCATGCATGAAGAACTGAATTTGAGTGCAGCATCATGA
- a CDS encoding Gfo/Idh/MocA family protein has protein sequence MSQLKGAVIGAGYFSQFHYDAWNRISDVEIVACCDRDLTRAKDAAQQYGIDNVYGDVGEMLDRHDVDFVDIITRPDTHLPLVQMAAARGLAVICQKPLAPTVAEAKKLVDAADQQGGRLMVHENFRFQPWYREIKKLLDDGAIGDRLHTLSFRNRAGDGHGDDAYLARQPYFQTMEQFLIFEAGIHTIDTFRYLGGEITQAWCWHRKLNPVIAGEDAAIGVFRFTDGATGLYDANRFNESTADNPRYTFGDVLVEGNNGSIRLYDDGRLTIQRLGQKETPHDYSPSRHGFAGDCVFATQQHFVQNLLSGRPFETDGPSYLKSLAVQEAMYASSQSGCWESTER, from the coding sequence ATGAGTCAGCTTAAGGGCGCGGTCATCGGCGCCGGCTATTTCAGCCAATTTCATTATGACGCTTGGAATCGGATCTCCGACGTGGAAATCGTCGCTTGTTGTGATCGCGATCTGACACGCGCAAAGGACGCGGCACAGCAGTACGGCATCGACAATGTTTATGGCGACGTCGGCGAAATGTTGGATCGGCACGACGTTGATTTCGTCGACATCATCACGCGACCGGACACGCATTTGCCTCTCGTGCAGATGGCTGCCGCACGTGGCTTGGCGGTGATTTGTCAGAAGCCTTTGGCCCCGACCGTTGCCGAAGCAAAGAAGTTGGTCGATGCAGCTGATCAACAGGGGGGTCGGCTGATGGTGCACGAAAACTTTCGTTTCCAGCCGTGGTATCGGGAGATCAAGAAGCTTTTGGATGATGGTGCGATCGGAGACCGATTGCATACGCTGTCATTTCGTAATCGTGCCGGGGACGGTCATGGCGATGATGCCTATCTAGCCAGGCAACCGTACTTTCAAACGATGGAACAGTTCTTGATCTTTGAAGCCGGGATTCACACGATCGACACCTTTCGTTACTTGGGCGGCGAAATCACCCAAGCCTGGTGTTGGCACCGAAAACTGAATCCGGTGATCGCCGGCGAAGATGCCGCCATCGGCGTGTTCCGTTTTACGGATGGTGCAACGGGGCTTTATGATGCAAATCGTTTCAATGAATCGACAGCGGACAATCCACGCTACACGTTCGGGGACGTTTTGGTCGAAGGAAATAACGGATCGATTCGGCTTTATGACGATGGTCGTCTCACAATACAGCGGCTTGGTCAAAAGGAAACGCCGCATGACTATTCACCCAGTCGTCATGGGTTTGCCGGTGATTGTGTCTTTGCGACCCAGCAACACTTTGTCCAAAATCTTTTGTCAGGCCGGCCGTTCGAAACTGATGGTCCCAGTTACCTGAAAAGTTTGGCCGTCCAAGAAGCGATGTATGCGTCGTCGCAATCCGGGTGTTGGGAGTCGACCGAACGATGA
- a CDS encoding cyclase family protein, translating into MKIIDLTLTLQPGMRGVEFETKYTVARDGWNARTLHLYSHCGTHMDAPLHFEASEQTIDHIPLDRCIGKAWVVDLSDLPPKTPIEVSHLGDIAEQLQTGEALLLRTLWSRHVDDAQYYRDHFQPISPELARWMVKHGVRMVGVEPPSVADVNDLAAVTLVHQILLGGDVIIVEGLTNLDAIPGSSCTFAALPLKIQGGDGAPCRAFAMVDDE; encoded by the coding sequence ATGAAGATCATCGATTTAACACTGACGCTGCAGCCCGGGATGCGTGGTGTGGAATTTGAGACCAAGTACACGGTGGCACGCGACGGCTGGAACGCGCGGACGTTGCATCTGTATTCCCATTGCGGGACACACATGGACGCGCCACTGCATTTTGAGGCATCCGAGCAAACGATCGACCACATTCCTTTGGATCGATGCATCGGAAAAGCTTGGGTCGTCGATCTATCGGACTTGCCCCCGAAGACGCCCATCGAAGTGTCGCATTTGGGAGACATCGCTGAACAGCTTCAGACGGGTGAGGCGCTGTTGCTGCGGACGCTTTGGAGTCGCCACGTCGATGACGCCCAGTACTATCGCGACCATTTTCAACCCATATCACCAGAGCTCGCGCGATGGATGGTGAAACATGGCGTTCGGATGGTCGGCGTCGAACCACCGTCTGTCGCTGACGTCAATGATCTTGCTGCCGTGACGCTGGTTCACCAAATCTTGTTAGGTGGCGACGTCATCATTGTGGAAGGTTTGACCAATCTGGATGCGATCCCGGGATCGTCGTGTACGTTTGCCGCACTGCCATTGAAGATTCAGGGCGGCGATGGGGCGCCGTGTCGCGCCTTCGCAATGGTCGACGATGAATGA